The window CCTGCCGCAATCGTGCCATTTTCATCAAAGCTTTGCTTTCCATTTGTAGCCCAGCCGGCAAAGGCATCGATGATCATATTGCCTGGCCCCGTATCAAATGCAAGGATGCTTTCTTCGCTGATTTCAGGCGGCAAAACTGTAATGTTGGCAATCCCGCCGATGTTCACCAATACACGGCCGTATTCTTTTTCCCGAAACAACAATTGGTCGGCATACGGTACCAAAGGTGCCCCTTGTCCCCCCGCCGCCATGTCTCTTGTTCGAAAGTCACCGACCGTTGTAACGCCGGTGCGTTCAGCAATGAGGCCAATATCTCCGATTTGCAGCGTCGAGGAAACGGAATGTCCAGCAATTTCAGCATGTTCCGGCTGGTGAAATATCGTTTGGCCATGTGAACTTATCAGGTCAATTTCATCCATCGTCTTGTTTGCCTCAGTTACGACTTTTTTGGCAGCATCAGCAAACAGTTCGCCAAGCAGCATGTTCATCGCCGATATATCCTCTATACGGGCCTTGTCAGGGTCGCATAACTGCAAAATCTTTTCTCGTACCATCTCTGAATATGGCAGTGTCGTAAAATGCAAAAGATTTAGTTGGATGACTTCTTTTTCCTCTTTAATAGATACCAATGCCGCATCAATTCCATCCAGGGAAGTTCCCGACATTAAGCCGACAACCACCTTTTCTGCTTTGTCCTTATTCACGTTCCAACCTCCATTCAGCGAGTAAGTTTTTTATGCGCCACCTTAGTTTTGTATGGTCACCGGCAGTTTGCCAGTTACCTGTACCTTTCCGTAAATCGCCTGGGCGGCTATTTTAAGCGCAGGATACGGAAATTCATATGTGCAAATATAAGCATGGACATCAGGCAAATAGGCTAAATCATACGGGCTCCTCATTGCGACAATCACTACCGGCACGCCTGTACCGTACAGCCTTTCCACAAGCCCAACTTGTGAATCGCCTGGCTTGGCGGTTAATGTGCCAATGATAATCACATCAAAATCCTTTGCCAGCTCAGCGGCTTTATCGATTTCTTCAGCTGTTGCCGGATTGGATAACTGCAATATATGTGCGCCAGGATCATTTTCCTTAACAGCCTCGCCAAGGTGCATGGACGAATAACGCTTATCTTCCACTTGCATCGTATAGTTATTTTCCGAATAAACTACAAGTACTTTTTGGCTGCCCGCTGGATCGAGCGGCAAAATATTATTATTTTTCACAACAGAGATGCCCTGCTTATAAATCTCGTCCGCCAACTGCTCATGCTCCGCGCAGCCAACGATGGAAGGAACTGGCGCATCGGTTACAAGATTCATATTATCCCAGCGAACATATTTATCTTTTAATCTTTGAATCCGCCCTACCGAGGCATCAATGGCTGCCTCTTCGATCTCACCAGCGTCAACTGCCGCAACAATTGAATCAATGGTGTCTTTCTGGAGGTTATGGAGATGGGAAACCATTACGAGATCCACCCCTGCTTTAATGGCGGACACACCACCGGCAGCGGTACCGATCGTATTGGCAATAGCGTTCATTTCCATGCAATCGGTCGTAATGACACCATCAAACCCGAGCTGCTCGCGGAGAAGTCCGGTAATGACTTTTTTGGATAAAGTCGCTGGAACACCAGGTGAATCCTCGATTGCTGGAAAATACACATGTGCGGACATGATCGTATCGGCACCTTGTTTTATATTTTCGATAAATGGCTTTAATTCAATTTCATAAAGCCTTTCCAAGCTATGGGAGATAACCGGAAGGTCCAGGTGTGAATCAACATTCGTATCTCCATGTCCCGGGAAATGCTTCAATGTAGTAATGACACCGGCATCCTGCATGCCTTTCATAGCGTTTTGGCCGAAGAAGCCAACCTTGTCGGCCGATTCGCCATAGGAACGCACTCCGATAACAGGATTGTCGGGATTATTGTTAACATCAAGCACAGGAGCCAGATTCCAGTTGATCCCGAGAGCCTTGAGTTCTTTTCCGGTAGCAAGACCAACCTGATAAGCGTTTTCCGGGTTCCCGGTGGCTCCTAACAGCATGGCACCGGGGAAGATAGTTGCCCCTTCGCCAAGCCGGCGGACAACCCCATTTTCCTGGTCGATGCAAATCAAAAGCGGCTGTTTGTGCCCCGCCTCTCTTGCTTCTGTTTGAAGCTCGTTCGTCAGATTTAAAATGTCTTGAGGAGTCCCAATGTTTCGCCCAAAGAGAATGATGCCTCCGACATGGTGCTCCCTGATTAGTTCTTTTATTTCTTCGGATGCGGTTGTTCCTTTAAAACCAACGACCAACAGCTGTCCGACTTTTTTGCGCAGTTCACTGCTTTTCAAGATTTTTGCACCTCCTTTAAATATCAAAACCTGGAATGCTTGGCCCTCTCCTGATATTCGCCCCGACAGGATATTTTAATGTTTGAGCATAGGCAGTCCGGTTCAGGCATCCTCTCATCGTTCCGAGTGCCTTATAGTAATCGTAATAGCGAAAATCCTTTGAGTTCATGACGAACCAATATTGGCTTAGCGCCTCAAGATATGTATCAAACTCATCGCTGACATCCACATAGATTTCCGGAGTGTACCCTTCCATGTCCTCCCAATTCTCACTATGGAACATCCGGGTTAAGGAGTGCGGCGGAAGCCCCTCCAACACAAAACCCGGAAGAGCAGCTCTTAACCAGGCGGCTTGAACAATTTTTGGACAAATGGCATGGTCGGGATGTATACTATTCTCCCAATGGGTGATGACGACATTCGGCTTTAATTTTCTGAACAAGGTGGCTACATGGGATATGGTTGCATCGTCATCCTTTAATTCAGCATCTTTATAATCAAGGGTAATGCTCTCGGCGCCTAATACAGCGGCAGCCTTTTCGGCCTCATTTATTTTTTGCTGGCGATATTCCTCCACAGTCACTCCCGCCGGTGTCCCTTTCTCACCTGCAGTTAAATGCAATAATGTGACTCTATGGCCAGCTTTTGCATATTTATGGGCAATCGCGCCAGCTTGAAGTTCTACATCGCCGCAATGAGCCCCTACAAGCATGAGGTGAATTTTCTTTTCCACATTACTTCCCCCTGATCAATTGAAATGTGAGCGAATGATATTATGCAGCCTTGGCCTCAGCCGAAGGATTGGATCCTTCCTGCCAAAGTGGACCCGATTTGTCAGCAAGATGACATGCAGCTTATTCTCCGGGTCAAACCATATACTCGTTCCCGTAAAGCCGGTATGGCCATAGGAGGAAGCAGAGAAAAGGTCGCCGCAGCTTGATTGGAGGGGACTTTTTAGGACCCAGCCCAGGCCTCTGAATTCATCGCTGAACGGCGAGAAATTCATCCTGGCAATTTGCATTGATGATTTTGATAAAATTCGATTCCCCTTGAAAGCGCCATCATTTTCAACCATACTAGCATAATTTGCAAGATCGTGGATGGTCGAGAATAAACCTGCATGGCCGCTTATACCGCCCATACTTTCGGTATTGTCATCATGAACAATTCCCTGCTTATATCCGTTTAATTTTTCGCTGTATTCTGTTGCAGCGTAACGAGACTTTTCGAAGCTCGGTAGAAACCCTGTTTCAACCATATCGAGCTTGTCGAACAATTCTCGTTTCACATAAGCTTCAAACCGTTCACCAGTTACGGTTTCAATTAATCTATACAGTGTAATAAACCCGAGGTCGCTATAAATCACCTTTTCGCCAACGCCCGCCACCAGCTTCTCATCATAAATGCGTTCCAAAATTTGCTCAGTGGTCAAATTTTCGCGGAAATATTCATAATGGGCGGCAAGGCCTGACGTGTGGGTCAATAAGTTTTTTATCGAAATATCCGCTTTTCCATGCTTTCCGAAATCAGGCAGGAAATGGGCAACTTTATCATCGAGCCGCCATACCCCTTCTTCAATAAGCTTCAGAATCATCGGTAATGTCGCAACCACTTTAGTTAACGAAGCCAAATCAAAAACCGTATTCAGCTGCATTGGCTGTTTCTCAGGATAAACTACCCGGGAGCCAATCGCTTTTTGAAGGATCATTTCACCTTGATAGGAAATATGGATTACAGCCCCAGGGATATGTTCCTGGTTGATTTCATCTTGAAGAAAGTCGAGGATTCGCCTTTCCATTTATGGCTGCTGCCCCTCTTTGGCAAGTTCGATTGCCTTTCGGGTAAAACCATTTGCCAACTCAATCACTTCATTTGCCTTCTCAACAGGAACCCCGCCCATCAGCATCACAATAGCCGGTTTTACTTTTTGGTTCGTTTCTTTCAGAGATTTTTCGGCTTGCTCATA is drawn from Bacillus sp. FJAT-18017 and contains these coding sequences:
- a CDS encoding anhydro-N-acetylmuramic acid kinase, whose translation is MNKDKAEKVVVGLMSGTSLDGIDAALVSIKEEKEVIQLNLLHFTTLPYSEMVREKILQLCDPDKARIEDISAMNMLLGELFADAAKKVVTEANKTMDEIDLISSHGQTIFHQPEHAEIAGHSVSSTLQIGDIGLIAERTGVTTVGDFRTRDMAAGGQGAPLVPYADQLLFREKEYGRVLVNIGGIANITVLPPEISEESILAFDTGPGNMIIDAFAGWATNGKQSFDENGTIAAGGNVDENWLNKLFAHDYYKQTPPKSTGRELFGIEYARKCWEESSLSAADKLATITELTARTLASDISRYIESHKIKEVFVSGGGWHNRTLIERLQIQLPNAIKIGSTEELGIPGDAKEAVVFALLGYQCLMKRYNNLPSATGARSEVIMGKIAW
- the nagZ gene encoding beta-N-acetylhexosaminidase, with the translated sequence MKSSELRKKVGQLLVVGFKGTTASEEIKELIREHHVGGIILFGRNIGTPQDILNLTNELQTEAREAGHKQPLLICIDQENGVVRRLGEGATIFPGAMLLGATGNPENAYQVGLATGKELKALGINWNLAPVLDVNNNPDNPVIGVRSYGESADKVGFFGQNAMKGMQDAGVITTLKHFPGHGDTNVDSHLDLPVISHSLERLYEIELKPFIENIKQGADTIMSAHVYFPAIEDSPGVPATLSKKVITGLLREQLGFDGVITTDCMEMNAIANTIGTAAGGVSAIKAGVDLVMVSHLHNLQKDTIDSIVAAVDAGEIEEAAIDASVGRIQRLKDKYVRWDNMNLVTDAPVPSIVGCAEHEQLADEIYKQGISVVKNNNILPLDPAGSQKVLVVYSENNYTMQVEDKRYSSMHLGEAVKENDPGAHILQLSNPATAEEIDKAAELAKDFDVIIIGTLTAKPGDSQVGLVERLYGTGVPVVIVAMRSPYDLAYLPDVHAYICTYEFPYPALKIAAQAIYGKVQVTGKLPVTIQN
- a CDS encoding PIG-L deacetylase family protein, which encodes MEKKIHLMLVGAHCGDVELQAGAIAHKYAKAGHRVTLLHLTAGEKGTPAGVTVEEYRQQKINEAEKAAAVLGAESITLDYKDAELKDDDATISHVATLFRKLKPNVVITHWENSIHPDHAICPKIVQAAWLRAALPGFVLEGLPPHSLTRMFHSENWEDMEGYTPEIYVDVSDEFDTYLEALSQYWFVMNSKDFRYYDYYKALGTMRGCLNRTAYAQTLKYPVGANIRRGPSIPGFDI
- a CDS encoding serine hydrolase domain-containing protein translates to MERRILDFLQDEINQEHIPGAVIHISYQGEMILQKAIGSRVVYPEKQPMQLNTVFDLASLTKVVATLPMILKLIEEGVWRLDDKVAHFLPDFGKHGKADISIKNLLTHTSGLAAHYEYFRENLTTEQILERIYDEKLVAGVGEKVIYSDLGFITLYRLIETVTGERFEAYVKRELFDKLDMVETGFLPSFEKSRYAATEYSEKLNGYKQGIVHDDNTESMGGISGHAGLFSTIHDLANYASMVENDGAFKGNRILSKSSMQIARMNFSPFSDEFRGLGWVLKSPLQSSCGDLFSASSYGHTGFTGTSIWFDPENKLHVILLTNRVHFGRKDPILRLRPRLHNIIRSHFN